tgtatatatattctttgGACATGTTAATTATAAATGCATCATCATCAAGCGTTTGCCAtgtagacaaaaaaataaaaaactaaaaaaccaAGGTAGCATACGGAGGCCTGTTGAACAAATGGTTTTTGTTTCTAAAGTCTTTTGTTTGTATACAGTAATATTACTCTACTGGGAGCTTTAATATTTCAGATTTTTGCAAAGTCTGGGATGCAAGACTTGTAATCATGGTTTGGATTTGTTAGTTGTTTGCATAAATAAGTTATTTCCATGTTTTAgctatttaaaagaatttcttcGGGCAAAAGACAGCCATGAGATAAAAGAGATATTgccataaattttatttaattagtcaTGCATTACTTTACTATAAATAATACATGAACTTGGGCTTTTCCAGCAATACcattccttatttatttattgcccTTTTCACTTGAATGCAGACCAGCAAAGTATCCCTGAGGGTTGCTCTCGAATGCGCCCCTCGATATAATGGCCGCACCTCCACTCCCCGGAGCTACCATCATTCCCGAAGCCCCACCTCCGCCTTTGGATGTGCTTCCTCCTCCAACATTTCCAGAGCCACCACCGCTGCCTCCGCAACCACCTTTGCTGCCACCGCCACTTCCACCTTTGCCACCACCCATTTGAATGCACAAGTTATAACAATGAATGAAATCTCAAAAACTGCGATATGATGAGCCAAGGAAGTGTGAATCGTTTCAATATTTATACCAGTACTAGTGGAGTAGTCAAACTCCACTTTAATTCACCTTAGTTATTATCTTCTTATATTAATTAAGCATGCTGTTTGCATAGATTAATGTAGCTTcatttattgataatttggtGATTTTGACCAACTTTGGAACTACAATTTAATACTATGATCAAAAGTAAATACATTCATCAgcattgaatttatttgatattttccattcaattaaataggattttatcaattttaaatcaGTAATTTTTATTGTAAACAATTCAATCCACCAAATTTTAGCATCACAATTGATGATATTAGTATAT
The nucleotide sequence above comes from Gossypium raimondii isolate GPD5lz chromosome 13, ASM2569854v1, whole genome shotgun sequence. Encoded proteins:
- the LOC105781177 gene encoding uncharacterized protein LOC105781177, giving the protein MGGGKGGSGGGSKGGCGGSGGGSGNVGGGSTSKGGGGASGMMVAPGSGGAAIISRGAFESNPQGYFAGLHSSEKGNK